The Pedosphaera parvula Ellin514 genome has a window encoding:
- the cobA gene encoding uroporphyrinogen-III C-methyltransferase, translated as MKSKGTVYLVGAGPGDVGLLTMRGAELIGRADVLVYDALVNKDLLRMAPKSAEVIYAGKRAKNHAIPQEELNALLVAKAKEGKTVVRLKGGDPYVFGRGGEEAEELAAAKIPFEVVPGISSTVAAPNYAGIPVTHRDHCSSYTVITGHEDPTKEESNIDWAQVAKAPGTKVVLMGVERIGEITKQLVANGMPATTPIAMVRWGTTGQQKSIEGTLANIADVVARNQFTAPAVTVIGDVVKLRKKLNWYENRPLFGQRIVVTRTRDQASQLSQQLKDLSAEVLEIPTIKIVPTDHKAELADALLELNAYDWIVFTSPNGVTMFFESFFKAFEDMRDFGGMRIAAVGPATAAKLKELHLKVELMPEEYVTAKIARAFQDFESIENLKILLMRAEAANPELPKELEGMGAIVDDIACYKTVPETEDANGAAAKLLESGADWITFTSSSTVENFHTRFDLPALLQKYPQIKLASIGPETSKALEILGLTPTVEAKPHTIDGLVKALEKHQAAKRKEA; from the coding sequence ATGAAATCAAAAGGGACAGTTTATCTGGTAGGGGCAGGTCCGGGAGATGTCGGTTTGCTCACCATGCGCGGCGCAGAGTTGATCGGGCGCGCGGACGTACTGGTGTATGACGCCTTGGTAAATAAGGATTTGCTGCGCATGGCACCCAAAAGCGCGGAAGTGATTTATGCCGGCAAGCGTGCGAAAAACCACGCCATTCCTCAGGAGGAGTTGAACGCGTTGCTCGTCGCCAAAGCCAAGGAAGGCAAAACCGTCGTGCGCCTCAAGGGCGGCGATCCCTATGTTTTCGGACGGGGCGGTGAGGAGGCGGAAGAATTGGCCGCGGCGAAGATTCCATTTGAAGTTGTGCCGGGCATCTCCTCCACTGTTGCAGCCCCGAACTACGCCGGGATTCCGGTGACACATCGAGACCATTGTTCCAGCTACACTGTCATCACCGGTCATGAAGATCCGACGAAGGAAGAGTCGAACATTGATTGGGCTCAGGTGGCGAAAGCACCCGGCACCAAGGTTGTACTGATGGGCGTGGAACGCATCGGCGAGATTACCAAACAACTGGTTGCCAATGGCATGCCTGCCACCACACCCATCGCCATGGTGCGCTGGGGCACCACCGGCCAGCAAAAGTCAATTGAAGGAACATTGGCCAACATTGCCGATGTGGTTGCAAGAAATCAATTCACCGCGCCGGCGGTCACCGTAATTGGCGATGTGGTAAAACTGAGAAAGAAACTGAACTGGTACGAAAACCGCCCACTTTTCGGACAGCGCATCGTGGTAACCCGCACCCGCGATCAGGCCAGCCAACTGTCACAGCAGCTCAAGGATTTAAGTGCAGAGGTGCTGGAGATTCCGACCATTAAGATTGTTCCAACCGATCACAAAGCCGAGCTTGCAGATGCACTGCTGGAACTGAACGCGTACGACTGGATTGTATTTACGAGTCCTAATGGGGTGACCATGTTCTTTGAAAGCTTTTTCAAAGCTTTTGAGGATATGCGCGACTTTGGCGGCATGCGTATCGCAGCAGTGGGGCCGGCGACAGCAGCGAAGCTGAAGGAACTTCATTTAAAGGTGGAGTTGATGCCGGAGGAGTATGTCACCGCCAAAATTGCGAGGGCATTTCAGGATTTTGAAAGCATCGAGAATTTGAAGATTCTATTGATGCGTGCTGAGGCGGCCAATCCGGAATTGCCCAAGGAACTGGAAGGCATGGGGGCGATTGTGGATGACATTGCCTGCTATAAGACGGTTCCTGAAACCGAGGATGCGAATGGAGCAGCGGCTAAATTGCTGGAAAGTGGGGCTGATTGGATCACTTTTACGAGCAGCTCAACAGTGGAAAACTTTCATACCCGATTTGACCTGCCTGCATTATTGCAAAAATACCCGCAAATAAAGTTGGCATCCATCGGACCTGAAACCAGCAAGGCTTTGGAGATCCTGGGACTTACTCCCACTGTGGAAGCCAAGCCGCATACCATTGATGGACTGGTAAAGGCTCTGGAGAAGCATCAGGCTGCCAAACGCAAGGAAGCGTGA
- a CDS encoding BatD family protein: protein MTCEDGNPATPPSPPPLPNSRVSGQGTSTQFSLTNGKSSSSTAYTFLITPTQAGEIIIPAIPVQIDGQTLSSEPLKLTVMKAGTSSANTNAATARIGFVKLVVPKSQVYLGEMLPLEIQVYLQQQARFTEMPHFKEEGFTLGKMQQPTQAPTVFNNRRYEVITFKNFVVPAKAGKIDIGPASVILNVPRPDSRRTIFGEFVDWEPATLESDPQMLEVLPLPKENVPPGFSGAVGNYSMAVNVSPTNVATGDPITVKAQISGRGSLDSLTLPQQADWNQFKVYPPTSDVQFADQLGMSGIKTFALTVVPESMAIKELPPFSFSYFDPDQKQYRTLTQPAVPLTVRPSAASLPPPNLANTGTESNQPPAKDILHIKPRLGVLSQIQPPLIQRSWFIGLQGVPVLAWISLLVVRKQKEKLANNPRLRRQRQVEKIVNIGLGELRQSAQANEAEAFYATVFRLLQEQIGERLDVPASAITESVVEERLRPRNVPEETLISVHDLFQACNQARYSRHSSNEQLISLIPTVETTLNQLRNIPA, encoded by the coding sequence TTGACCTGCGAAGATGGCAATCCTGCGACACCTCCCAGTCCACCACCCTTGCCGAACAGCCGCGTTTCCGGCCAAGGTACCTCGACGCAGTTTTCGCTAACGAACGGCAAATCCAGCAGTTCCACCGCTTATACTTTCTTAATTACCCCTACTCAGGCCGGTGAAATTATAATTCCTGCAATTCCAGTTCAAATCGATGGACAGACTTTAAGCAGCGAACCATTGAAATTGACCGTTATGAAAGCGGGCACTTCGTCAGCCAACACGAATGCAGCGACCGCCAGGATTGGATTTGTGAAATTGGTGGTCCCCAAATCACAGGTCTATCTTGGTGAAATGCTCCCGTTGGAAATTCAAGTCTATTTGCAGCAGCAGGCTCGTTTTACCGAAATGCCGCACTTTAAGGAGGAGGGCTTCACGTTGGGCAAGATGCAGCAACCGACACAAGCACCGACTGTTTTCAATAACCGGCGTTACGAGGTAATCACTTTCAAGAATTTTGTGGTTCCTGCCAAGGCGGGTAAAATCGATATCGGCCCTGCATCCGTGATTCTCAATGTGCCGCGCCCAGACTCGAGACGAACCATTTTCGGTGAGTTCGTGGATTGGGAGCCTGCCACCCTTGAAAGCGACCCTCAGATGTTGGAGGTTCTCCCCTTGCCCAAGGAAAATGTGCCACCGGGTTTCAGCGGTGCGGTGGGAAACTATTCCATGGCTGTAAATGTCAGCCCCACCAATGTGGCCACTGGCGATCCAATAACTGTCAAGGCGCAGATTTCGGGACGAGGCTCGCTGGATTCCCTGACGCTGCCGCAGCAGGCGGATTGGAATCAATTCAAGGTGTATCCACCCACGAGCGATGTTCAGTTCGCGGACCAACTCGGTATGAGTGGAATTAAAACCTTCGCACTTACTGTGGTGCCCGAGAGCATGGCCATCAAGGAATTGCCGCCGTTTTCATTCAGCTATTTTGATCCCGACCAAAAACAATATCGCACGCTTACACAACCGGCAGTGCCTCTGACAGTTCGCCCGAGTGCCGCCTCACTGCCACCGCCAAACCTCGCCAACACAGGAACAGAGAGTAATCAACCACCAGCCAAAGATATCCTGCACATCAAGCCGCGCCTGGGTGTGCTCAGCCAAATTCAACCGCCATTGATTCAACGATCATGGTTTATAGGACTTCAAGGTGTCCCTGTGCTGGCCTGGATTTCACTCCTTGTTGTTAGAAAGCAAAAGGAAAAGCTGGCCAACAATCCGCGTCTGCGACGCCAGCGGCAGGTGGAAAAGATAGTCAACATAGGCTTGGGAGAGTTACGTCAGTCCGCTCAGGCAAACGAGGCCGAAGCTTTTTACGCCACGGTGTTTCGTCTGTTGCAGGAGCAGATTGGCGAACGTCTGGACGTTCCCGCCTCAGCGATTACCGAATCGGTCGTGGAAGAACGTCTGCGTCCCAGGAATGTGCCGGAGGAAACGTTAATTTCGGTGCACGATTTATTTCAAGCCTGCAACCAGGCCCGTTATTCCCGGCATAGTTCGAATGAGCAATTGATTTCGCTGATTCCCACAGTCGAAACAACTTTGAATCAGCTCAGGAACATTCCTGCATGA
- a CDS encoding tetratricopeptide repeat protein, with protein sequence MNVKTTFRSFQYAVLLLSLGLVFLFSSNSSQAADTSSADFEQANKCYEQGKYGEAVSHYDKLLQRGEASEAIYFNLGNAYFKLNQFGHAIASYRQAEQLAPRDPELRANLQFARAQARGGSPQSGERRHLFLNYLTLNEWTWLTVIALWFLFLLLAWMQWRPDIRPKLRNPALVSGLAFVLLGICLAVAFNEDYLTKTAIVITGEADVHNGPLDESQAAYKVRDGAELIVLDQKDGWYQVSDQSQRVGWLRQDQVLIFSPRAQQKSKVV encoded by the coding sequence ATGAATGTAAAAACAACCTTCCGATCTTTCCAATATGCGGTGCTGTTGCTGAGCCTGGGGTTGGTGTTTCTTTTCTCCAGCAACTCATCTCAGGCTGCCGATACATCTTCCGCTGATTTCGAGCAGGCGAACAAGTGTTACGAACAGGGAAAATATGGAGAAGCAGTCTCACACTATGACAAACTGCTGCAGCGCGGCGAGGCTTCGGAAGCCATTTATTTCAACCTTGGCAATGCCTACTTCAAGCTCAACCAGTTCGGACATGCCATTGCTTCCTATCGTCAGGCCGAACAACTTGCGCCTCGCGATCCCGAACTTCGCGCCAATCTCCAATTCGCCCGCGCCCAGGCCCGCGGTGGTTCGCCTCAATCCGGCGAACGGCGACATCTGTTCCTCAATTATTTGACGCTGAATGAATGGACCTGGCTCACCGTAATCGCCCTCTGGTTTTTGTTCCTGTTGCTTGCCTGGATGCAATGGCGGCCGGACATCCGGCCCAAACTTCGCAACCCGGCGCTCGTTTCGGGTCTGGCTTTTGTTTTGCTTGGAATCTGTCTGGCCGTGGCCTTCAATGAAGATTACCTCACCAAAACAGCCATCGTAATTACCGGTGAAGCAGACGTGCATAACGGCCCGCTGGATGAATCTCAGGCGGCCTACAAGGTAAGGGATGGCGCGGAACTAATAGTTTTGGATCAAAAGGATGGCTGGTATCAGGTCAGTGACCAGTCACAACGTGTTGGCTGGCTCCGACAGGATCAAGTTCTGATTTTCAGTCCACGAGCCCAGCAAAAGTCAAAGGTTGTTTAA
- a CDS encoding 3-keto-disaccharide hydrolase → MRTRFFFYVRSLAFLTLSTLLLMAFGCQTCQAQSAELKPIFDGRTFNGWTNRGQANFAIEDGVIIGKTGKGGHGWLCTTKTHGDFILELEVNIKTGNSGVQIRSHIDDKDKMVGYQIEVDPSARAWSGGLYEQGRRGWLQNLKDNEPARKAFKVGEWNKYRIVCQGDSIKSWVNNVPCTDYHDSIDKTGLIALQVHAGKNIEVRFRNIRLQELDNPAQK, encoded by the coding sequence ATGCGTACTCGATTCTTCTTTTATGTGCGTTCCCTCGCTTTCCTTACTCTATCCACTCTTCTGCTCATGGCCTTCGGTTGCCAGACCTGCCAAGCGCAAAGTGCGGAGCTCAAGCCAATATTTGACGGTCGCACCTTTAACGGCTGGACCAATCGTGGGCAGGCTAACTTCGCCATCGAGGACGGCGTGATCATCGGCAAAACCGGCAAAGGTGGACATGGCTGGCTGTGCACGACCAAAACCCATGGTGATTTCATTCTGGAATTGGAAGTGAACATCAAGACAGGCAATTCCGGCGTGCAAATTCGCAGTCACATTGATGACAAGGATAAGATGGTTGGCTACCAGATCGAAGTGGATCCTTCAGCGCGTGCCTGGTCCGGAGGGTTGTACGAACAAGGGCGGCGAGGCTGGCTTCAGAATTTGAAGGATAACGAGCCCGCACGGAAGGCCTTCAAAGTCGGCGAATGGAACAAGTATCGGATTGTTTGCCAGGGTGATTCCATCAAATCATGGGTCAACAATGTTCCCTGCACGGATTACCATGATTCCATCGACAAGACCGGGCTCATCGCCTTGCAGGTGCATGCGGGCAAAAATATTGAAGTTCGCTTTCGGAACATTCGCCTGCAGGAACTGGATAACCCGGCCCAGAAGTGA
- a CDS encoding PmoA family protein: MFSCILSPARAMVGILGLALGLVCPAVAEDAGVQIKEDGNVLHVSINGEPFTDYHFKDVPRPYYYPLLGPGEVPMTRNFPMQQDSTNEEHDHPHHRSLWYAHGAVNGNDFWSEQKNFGTIVHTKFDEIKSGKDVGVIKSENKWVDHDGKVVCTDERVMRIYNEPKARLFDFDITIHASNGEVTFGDTKEGSMALRLAETMRLKQPKGKPGQGHIVNSEGVRDDQTWGKSANWVDYYGPVDGKTLGIAIFDHPENPRHPTTWHVRDYGLFAANPFGLHDFEKKPEGIGNLVIPAGKSVTFRYRFYVHEGNERQAKVAEKYEAYAQSSIHKSK; encoded by the coding sequence ATGTTCTCCTGCATTTTAAGTCCTGCGCGGGCGATGGTCGGTATTCTTGGGCTTGCGCTTGGTCTGGTCTGTCCAGCTGTTGCGGAGGATGCCGGAGTACAAATCAAGGAGGATGGCAACGTTCTGCACGTCTCGATCAACGGCGAACCGTTTACGGATTACCATTTCAAGGATGTTCCCCGTCCTTATTACTATCCCCTGCTCGGCCCCGGTGAAGTCCCCATGACCCGGAACTTCCCGATGCAACAGGACTCCACGAACGAAGAGCACGATCATCCCCATCACCGTTCCCTTTGGTATGCGCACGGCGCTGTAAACGGCAATGACTTCTGGAGCGAGCAAAAAAACTTTGGAACGATAGTTCACACCAAATTCGATGAGATCAAATCCGGCAAGGACGTGGGCGTAATCAAGTCCGAGAACAAATGGGTGGATCATGACGGCAAGGTGGTTTGCACCGATGAACGCGTAATGCGCATCTATAACGAACCGAAAGCGAGATTATTCGATTTCGACATTACCATCCATGCTTCCAACGGAGAGGTCACGTTCGGCGACACCAAAGAAGGCTCCATGGCTTTGCGCCTTGCTGAAACGATGCGTTTGAAGCAGCCCAAAGGCAAACCAGGCCAGGGCCACATCGTAAACAGCGAAGGTGTGCGGGATGATCAGACCTGGGGCAAGAGCGCCAACTGGGTGGACTATTACGGTCCGGTGGATGGCAAGACTTTGGGGATAGCCATTTTCGACCACCCAGAGAATCCCCGTCACCCGACCACGTGGCATGTGCGGGACTACGGATTGTTCGCCGCAAATCCATTTGGCCTTCATGATTTTGAGAAAAAGCCTGAAGGGATCGGCAATTTAGTGATTCCAGCGGGCAAAAGTGTAACCTTCCGCTACCGGTTTTACGTCCACGAAGGAAACGAACGACAGGCCAAGGTCGCAGAAAAATACGAGGCCTATGCACAGTCATCCATTCACAAGTCTAAATAA
- a CDS encoding Gfo/Idh/MocA family protein: MKEMDRRSFIKASAIFASSLGMLPALTGCQSTKSNSASRPLPVTARVRGANEDIRIAVVGFNGRGQEHLAGFSKVPGVRLVALCDVDSNVLGKEVQKRKDKGESVVGYTDIRKLLENPDIDAISIATPNHWHSLAAIWGIQAGKDVYVEKPVSHNVWEGRQVVKAARHYNQIVQTGTQCRSSSGLKEGIEWVQAGNLGKMLVARGLCYKRRGSIGKTTGDQPLPKGIDYDLWTGPAAMEPLHRKRLHYDWHWVWNTGNGDLGNQGIHQMDIARWALGQNELSPHILTVGGRLGYEDDGQTPNTLIVYHDYKPVPLIFEVRGLPSKAGTEQMDEYRKARIGVVLHCENGYLVMPSYTKAIAYDKNDQKIKEFDGSESHFANFIKAVRSRKSSDLNADILEGHLSSALCHTGNISYRMGKQMQPEAIKEAVEDNKEMCETLNRMQEHLKVNAVDLTKTPATLGAFLKFDPKKEQFVGNRAANKYLKREYRKPFVVPENV; this comes from the coding sequence ATGAAAGAAATGGATCGTCGCAGTTTTATCAAGGCCTCCGCCATCTTTGCTTCATCGCTCGGAATGCTGCCTGCCTTGACCGGTTGCCAAAGCACCAAAAGTAACAGCGCAAGTCGGCCGCTGCCCGTCACCGCCCGGGTTAGAGGTGCCAATGAAGATATCCGGATTGCCGTCGTTGGCTTCAACGGTCGTGGTCAGGAACATCTTGCGGGCTTTAGCAAGGTACCCGGAGTTCGCCTCGTGGCTCTATGCGACGTCGATTCAAATGTGCTTGGTAAAGAAGTGCAAAAACGCAAAGACAAAGGCGAGAGTGTTGTCGGATATACAGACATCCGCAAGCTGCTGGAAAATCCAGACATTGATGCCATCAGCATTGCCACACCGAATCATTGGCATTCGCTGGCCGCCATTTGGGGCATCCAGGCTGGCAAGGACGTTTACGTGGAGAAACCCGTTTCGCACAACGTCTGGGAAGGTCGCCAGGTTGTAAAGGCTGCACGCCATTACAACCAGATCGTTCAGACAGGAACACAGTGCCGCTCCAGCTCAGGCCTGAAGGAAGGCATTGAATGGGTGCAGGCTGGCAATCTTGGAAAAATGCTGGTGGCACGCGGCCTCTGTTACAAACGCCGCGGCAGCATCGGCAAGACAACCGGAGACCAGCCGCTTCCCAAGGGCATCGATTATGATCTCTGGACGGGGCCAGCGGCGATGGAACCTCTGCATCGCAAACGTCTGCACTATGACTGGCACTGGGTTTGGAACACTGGCAATGGCGACCTGGGAAACCAGGGCATTCACCAGATGGACATCGCCCGCTGGGCGCTGGGCCAGAATGAACTTTCACCGCACATACTCACCGTTGGCGGCCGCCTCGGTTATGAAGATGATGGGCAGACACCCAATACATTGATCGTTTACCATGATTACAAGCCAGTGCCGCTGATTTTTGAAGTTCGCGGGCTGCCGAGCAAAGCGGGCACAGAACAGATGGATGAGTATCGAAAAGCCCGCATCGGGGTTGTTCTACATTGTGAGAACGGTTATCTCGTGATGCCCAGCTATACGAAGGCAATCGCTTACGACAAGAACGACCAAAAAATCAAGGAGTTCGATGGCAGTGAGAGTCACTTTGCAAATTTCATCAAGGCGGTGCGCAGCCGGAAGTCGTCCGACCTAAATGCCGATATTTTGGAAGGCCATCTTTCCAGTGCGCTGTGTCATACCGGAAACATTTCGTACAGGATGGGCAAGCAGATGCAACCGGAAGCGATCAAGGAAGCAGTTGAGGACAACAAGGAAATGTGCGAAACGCTGAATCGCATGCAGGAACATTTGAAAGTGAATGCGGTGGATTTGACGAAGACTCCCGCAACGCTTGGGGCATTTTTAAAGTTCGATCCGAAGAAGGAGCAATTTGTTGGAAATCGCGCCGCAAATAAATATCTCAAACGCGAATATCGCAAACCCTTTGTTGTGCCCGAAAACGTTTAG
- a CDS encoding DUF5069 domain-containing protein, with protein sequence MSEIIYPRSPRETMSGWVYLPRFVDKIRLHLAGKLPPDYQHNFTKGFDGSWLQAAGVTAEQMIEVVKNSVTDGQVADWVAKNIKKSDAEKTAFRDFVLKRGTEGGEITERLNMRKKESGLEHRNDITTFVDYIDADEKRI encoded by the coding sequence ATGAGTGAAATTATTTATCCACGTAGTCCACGGGAAACAATGTCTGGCTGGGTCTACCTGCCACGGTTTGTTGACAAGATTCGCTTGCATCTTGCAGGCAAGTTGCCTCCCGACTATCAACACAATTTTACCAAGGGCTTTGATGGTTCCTGGCTTCAGGCTGCTGGAGTGACTGCCGAACAAATGATCGAAGTCGTCAAGAACTCCGTTACGGATGGTCAGGTCGCTGATTGGGTTGCGAAGAACATAAAGAAATCGGACGCTGAGAAGACAGCCTTCCGCGATTTCGTGTTGAAGCGCGGCACCGAAGGGGGCGAGATCACCGAGCGGTTAAATATGCGCAAAAAGGAATCCGGCCTCGAACACCGCAACGACATCACCACGTTCGTCGATTATATTGACGCCGACGAAAAGCGGATTTAA
- the glk gene encoding glucokinase produces MLHMILAGDIGGTKVNLGLFEIEERRVRLVQDGTFPSQKYLHLEDIIREFLATGGTPRIHQSCFGVAGPVRHGRAQLTNLPWRIEAVGMAMELKFGSVSLINDLEANAYGLAQLDPDDFDVLNKGEPGTNGNVALISAGTGLGEAGLFWDGSQHHPFACEGGHCDFAPQNTLDGELFAFLHDRFGHVSWEKVLSGTGQVNIYEFLKNRPGASEPAWLAAELSKGDPAAVISRVAMANENDMCTHALNLFVTYYGAEAGNLALKLMSTGGIYIGGGIAPKILPSLQRGHFLEALFGKGRMKSLLEAMPVKVILNSKTALLGAAHYAAFGKQGFLVQG; encoded by the coding sequence ATGCTGCATATGATTCTGGCGGGCGATATTGGTGGTACTAAGGTAAATCTCGGTTTGTTCGAGATTGAGGAGCGGCGTGTGAGGCTTGTTCAAGACGGGACGTTTCCGAGCCAAAAGTATCTGCATCTGGAGGATATTATCCGGGAATTCCTCGCGACAGGAGGAACGCCAAGAATCCATCAATCCTGTTTTGGGGTGGCAGGACCGGTGAGGCACGGACGTGCTCAATTAACAAACCTGCCATGGCGCATCGAAGCAGTCGGGATGGCGATGGAATTAAAGTTCGGCTCAGTATCGCTCATCAATGATCTGGAAGCAAATGCCTATGGATTGGCGCAGCTGGACCCGGACGATTTCGATGTTTTGAACAAAGGTGAACCCGGAACCAATGGGAATGTGGCACTGATTTCTGCCGGGACGGGATTGGGGGAAGCAGGATTATTTTGGGACGGCAGCCAACATCATCCTTTTGCCTGTGAGGGTGGTCATTGCGACTTTGCACCGCAAAATACCTTGGATGGGGAGTTGTTTGCTTTTCTGCACGACCGGTTTGGTCATGTGAGTTGGGAGAAAGTGCTCTCGGGCACTGGGCAGGTTAACATTTACGAGTTTTTAAAGAATCGGCCAGGTGCAAGCGAGCCAGCCTGGTTGGCGGCAGAGCTGAGCAAGGGAGATCCGGCAGCAGTCATTTCACGGGTGGCAATGGCAAACGAAAATGATATGTGCACCCACGCCTTGAATTTGTTTGTGACCTACTACGGAGCGGAAGCGGGAAACCTGGCGCTCAAGTTAATGTCGACGGGAGGAATTTACATTGGGGGTGGAATTGCGCCCAAAATTCTGCCGAGTCTGCAACGGGGACATTTTCTTGAAGCGTTGTTCGGTAAAGGGCGAATGAAATCGTTGCTGGAAGCCATGCCGGTGAAAGTGATTTTGAATTCGAAGACGGCGTTGCTGGGAGCGGCACATTATGCGGCATTTGGGAAGCAAGGGTTCTTGGTGCAGGGTTGA
- the trxA gene encoding thioredoxin — MNNTTVADKKYVDVTDGSFTQEVLESNVPVLVDFWASWCGPCRMISPLVESLAVDFAGKAKIAKVNVDENPGLCSQFSIRSIPTLLIFKNGKLVDTSIGASSKTSLTEKLSKYL; from the coding sequence ATGAATAATACTACTGTCGCTGACAAAAAATACGTGGATGTAACTGATGGCTCGTTTACTCAAGAGGTCCTCGAATCCAATGTTCCCGTGCTGGTCGATTTCTGGGCAAGCTGGTGCGGGCCATGCCGCATGATCAGTCCGCTGGTTGAAAGCCTGGCGGTTGATTTCGCCGGCAAGGCCAAGATTGCCAAAGTCAACGTGGACGAAAATCCCGGACTCTGTTCTCAGTTCAGCATCCGAAGCATTCCCACCCTGCTCATATTCAAAAATGGAAAGCTCGTGGATACTTCGATCGGTGCGTCTTCCAAAACCAGCCTTACCGAAAAGCTGAGTAAATATCTGTAA
- a CDS encoding TetR/AcrR family transcriptional regulator: MGRTSDAKGKLLDVAFDLIWQQSYGAVSVDDICDRAQVKKGSFYHFFPSKSDLAVAAYEEHWQQSRPRYDSLFSPQTPPLERLENYCKRVYAGQKEKLEKTGRVLGCPFACAGSELSTQDEKIRVKSKEMFDRMCKYIESTLVDAHKAGLIESQDFPAKSQAIFCFVLGRLLQARVSNDVEVLRDLAPTVMQMIGAQVPA, encoded by the coding sequence ATGGGACGAACTAGCGATGCGAAAGGCAAGCTGCTTGATGTAGCCTTTGATTTAATTTGGCAACAGAGCTACGGAGCAGTGAGCGTGGATGATATCTGCGATCGCGCTCAGGTGAAAAAAGGCAGCTTTTATCATTTCTTTCCCTCCAAATCAGATCTGGCTGTGGCTGCCTATGAAGAGCATTGGCAGCAAAGCCGGCCCAGGTATGATTCGTTGTTCTCCCCTCAGACGCCCCCGCTGGAACGGCTGGAGAATTATTGCAAACGTGTTTACGCAGGCCAGAAGGAGAAACTGGAAAAGACCGGGCGTGTGCTTGGGTGTCCGTTTGCCTGTGCGGGCTCGGAGTTAAGCACTCAGGACGAAAAAATCCGCGTCAAATCCAAGGAGATGTTTGATCGAATGTGCAAATATATCGAGAGCACTCTGGTGGATGCGCACAAGGCCGGTCTGATCGAATCCCAGGATTTTCCAGCCAAATCTCAGGCCATTTTCTGCTTTGTCCTCGGCCGCCTGTTGCAGGCGCGCGTCAGTAATGATGTGGAAGTTTTGCGTGACCTCGCCCCCACCGTCATGCAAATGATCGGCGCGCAGGTCCCGGCTTAA
- a CDS encoding SWIB/MDM2 domain-containing protein yields the protein MLGTNVGIRGKGKTQLAFMTPVQPDAKLSAIIGSKPLPRSELTKRLWSYIRKHGLQDPKKKTLINADENLKPVFNGKQQVTMLEMSKLVFSHIVQE from the coding sequence ATGCTTGGAACAAATGTGGGAATTCGAGGAAAGGGTAAAACTCAGTTGGCCTTCATGACACCCGTACAACCGGATGCAAAATTATCCGCCATCATTGGCAGCAAGCCCCTGCCGCGCAGTGAGCTTACCAAACGGCTCTGGAGTTATATCCGAAAACATGGGCTGCAGGATCCGAAGAAGAAAACCCTCATCAATGCGGACGAGAACTTGAAACCAGTGTTCAACGGGAAGCAGCAGGTGACGATGCTGGAAATGTCAAAACTGGTTTTCAGTCACATCGTGCAGGAGTAA
- a CDS encoding histidine phosphatase family protein encodes MTTLYLIRHAANDTIGVSIPGRTPGIGLNAEGRRQAESLATHLAKEPIQLIISSPLERSVETAMPLARKLNLDVEISDALLEVDFGDWSRQTLEQLNTVPKWGLWNSFRSGQRVPNGEMMIEVQARMVGAVQLLHAEYPNGTIALFGHGDPIRSVLAYYLGVPLDLFQRIELSPAAVSILTLDDTAPKILCMNR; translated from the coding sequence ATGACAACGCTGTACCTGATTCGTCACGCAGCTAATGACACCATTGGTGTTTCGATTCCGGGACGAACACCAGGCATCGGTTTAAATGCGGAAGGGCGCAGGCAGGCGGAATCTTTGGCCACACACCTGGCTAAAGAACCGATTCAACTGATCATCAGCAGTCCGCTGGAGCGATCTGTTGAGACCGCGATGCCCCTGGCCCGAAAGCTGAATCTCGACGTGGAAATTTCCGACGCGCTTTTGGAAGTGGATTTTGGCGATTGGAGCCGGCAAACATTGGAGCAATTGAATACCGTGCCAAAATGGGGACTTTGGAATTCCTTTCGCAGCGGACAACGCGTTCCCAACGGGGAAATGATGATTGAAGTGCAGGCCAGAATGGTGGGAGCAGTTCAACTACTGCACGCCGAATATCCAAACGGCACGATCGCCCTGTTCGGCCATGGCGATCCAATTCGCTCCGTCCTGGCCTATTACTTAGGAGTTCCGCTGGATCTGTTTCAAAGGATTGAATTGAGTCCGGCTGCTGTGAGTATCCTCACGCTGGATGATACGGCTCCAAAGATTCTCTGCATGAACCGGTAG